One genomic region from Kamptonema formosum PCC 6407 encodes:
- a CDS encoding diguanylate cyclase: MLSTSKLFFRCFRDISDRKQVEKILTDYNRTLEQQVADRTVELQRANQELSRLVNLDGLTQVANRRRFDYYLAREWQRHLREQQPLALILMDIDYFKRYNDRYGHQRGDDCLIQVAQAIAKIPKRPTDLVARYGGEEFVAILPNTNAEGALIVAESIRMAIAAIAIPHPKSEVNPYLTLSLGVTSLIPSLDMRLEDLIANADRALYLAKNQGRDRAIVVIHPQNCPQPFTS, encoded by the coding sequence ATGCTCTCTACCAGCAAACTCTTCTTTCGGTGTTTTCGAGATATTAGCGATCGCAAGCAAGTGGAAAAAATTTTAACTGATTACAATCGAACGCTAGAACAACAAGTTGCCGATCGCACCGTCGAACTCCAACGTGCCAATCAGGAATTATCGCGCTTAGTAAATTTAGACGGATTGACCCAGGTTGCGAATCGCCGCCGCTTCGATTACTATCTGGCTAGAGAGTGGCAACGACATCTACGAGAACAGCAACCTTTAGCACTGATTCTCATGGATATTGACTATTTTAAACGCTACAACGATCGCTACGGACACCAGCGCGGAGATGATTGTTTGATCCAAGTGGCGCAGGCGATCGCTAAAATTCCCAAACGTCCTACAGATTTAGTTGCTCGTTACGGTGGTGAGGAGTTTGTGGCGATTTTGCCGAATACAAATGCAGAAGGTGCGTTAATCGTGGCAGAATCTATACGAATGGCGATCGCTGCGATCGCTATTCCCCACCCCAAGTCGGAGGTAAACCCATACTTGACGTTGAGTTTGGGTGTTACCAGTTTAATTCCCAGCTTAGATATGAGATTAGAGGATTTAATTGCTAACGCAGATCGAGCCTTGTATCTAGCCAAAAACCAGGGACGCGATCGCGCGATCGTTGTGATTCACCCTCAAAACTGTCCGCAACCTTTCACATCTTAA
- a CDS encoding Uma2 family endonuclease — protein sequence MIVTQVETKTYTAEEYLEAEINSQDRHELINGEIVLMTGGTPNHNEITSILNAILRVSLKGKPYSIFASDQRLWVPQFNNYTYPDVMVVARPIELQSGRTDTITNPLLIAEVLSKSTKAYDRDEKFAGYRSLPSFQEYLLIDQYRVQVEQYFKTEANKWIFSEYSSIDDRLTLTSIPVEISLADLYENIELN from the coding sequence ATGATCGTCACGCAAGTTGAAACTAAAACCTACACGGCTGAGGAATATTTAGAAGCTGAAATTAATTCTCAGGATCGGCATGAGTTGATCAATGGAGAGATTGTTCTAATGACGGGTGGTACACCGAATCACAATGAAATCACCAGCATCTTAAATGCTATTTTGAGGGTGAGTCTCAAGGGTAAACCTTACAGTATTTTTGCATCAGATCAACGCCTTTGGGTTCCCCAATTTAATAATTATACTTACCCAGATGTGATGGTGGTAGCACGACCGATTGAACTCCAATCTGGACGCACGGATACAATTACCAATCCTCTGCTGATCGCCGAGGTTCTATCTAAAAGTACCAAAGCTTACGATCGCGATGAAAAGTTTGCTGGGTATCGCAGTCTTCCTAGTTTTCAGGAATATTTATTAATCGATCAATACCGGGTACAGGTAGAGCAATACTTTAAAACTGAAGCGAATAAGTGGATATTTTCAGAATATAGCAGTATCGACGATCGGCTGACATTAACTTCTATTCCTGTAGAAATTTCGCTGGCCGATTTGTATGAAAATATCGAGTTAAACTAA
- the xseA gene encoding exodeoxyribonuclease VII large subunit, giving the protein MTSLIPDRLIPDTALSVAGVTSYIQALLEDDSYLRLVWVTGEVSSVSEYRSGLFFTLCDRDNPVVIRCVTWNSQREKLVQLPVKGEQLIVLGSIRVYKARGEYQLNVWQALPAGEGLQALRYQQLRSRLDAEGLFDPTRKRSLPIHPQTVAVVTSPTAAAWGDIQRTLTQRYPGLRVLLSPALVQGELAPASIATAIERVELDGRADVIILARGGGAVEDLACFNDERVVRAIANCSIPTIAGIGHERDESLADLVADKTAHTPTAAAEKVVPDIANLYIQHRQRVRTLIEAVEQRLYKSEAQCQGLKHRLKRLPSTSRSLQQATVQCQMLREKLAALDPQAVLQRGYAIVKQNDGSLTRSTEGLAPGEELTIKLNRGMLKVKIVEISKST; this is encoded by the coding sequence ATGACTTCACTTATTCCCGATCGCCTCATTCCTGATACGGCTTTGTCTGTCGCTGGAGTTACTTCTTACATTCAAGCATTGTTGGAAGATGACAGCTATCTGCGCCTCGTTTGGGTAACGGGGGAGGTATCGAGTGTCTCAGAATACCGCAGTGGCTTATTTTTTACTCTATGCGATCGCGACAATCCGGTTGTGATTCGCTGCGTGACGTGGAACTCTCAGCGGGAAAAGTTGGTACAATTGCCAGTCAAAGGGGAACAGTTGATAGTTTTGGGAAGCATCCGCGTCTATAAAGCGCGGGGAGAATATCAATTGAATGTTTGGCAAGCGCTACCGGCGGGGGAAGGGTTGCAAGCTCTGCGTTACCAGCAGTTGCGATCGCGCCTCGATGCTGAGGGTTTGTTCGATCCTACCAGAAAGCGATCGCTTCCAATACATCCTCAAACTGTGGCTGTTGTCACTTCACCAACTGCTGCTGCTTGGGGAGATATTCAACGCACTCTCACTCAGCGATATCCCGGTTTGCGGGTATTATTATCACCTGCTTTGGTGCAGGGAGAATTAGCGCCAGCTTCTATTGCCACAGCAATTGAAAGAGTAGAATTAGATGGTCGTGCTGATGTAATTATCTTAGCACGGGGTGGCGGCGCTGTGGAAGATTTGGCTTGTTTTAATGACGAACGGGTGGTACGCGCGATCGCTAATTGTTCTATCCCCACGATCGCAGGTATTGGTCACGAAAGAGATGAATCTTTAGCGGACTTAGTTGCCGATAAAACTGCTCACACTCCCACCGCCGCCGCTGAAAAAGTTGTGCCAGATATTGCTAATTTATATATTCAACATCGCCAAAGAGTGCGAACATTAATAGAAGCTGTAGAGCAGCGTTTATACAAATCAGAAGCACAATGTCAAGGATTAAAGCATCGATTAAAACGTCTGCCTTCTACATCGCGAAGTTTACAACAGGCAACTGTACAGTGTCAAATGTTACGAGAAAAGTTAGCGGCACTTGACCCTCAAGCTGTGTTACAAAGAGGTTATGCGATCGTAAAACAAAATGACGGAAGTCTGACGCGCTCGACTGAGGGGTTAGCTCCTGGAGAAGAATTAACTATTAAGTTGAATCGCGGTATGCTTAAAGTCAAGATTGTAGAGATAAGTAAATCCACCTAA
- a CDS encoding ABC transporter permease: MAVSTKNSSQPNSGFKTIVGQIWSKLIGPFTLLGPSGLWLALLLVLPTLVILELSLVPNIKPGDLVNPSGIENYCRVFGFDKCQLSKFSWTNLRVIGRSLSFASGTTFFCLLLGFPVAYWIALNVSKRWRNLILLGFVLPLWTSSLLRSYAWITILRPTGVLNTVLTGLGLPPVELLNSSPAVLIGMTYSYLPYIVTILYASLEKLDRRLLEASADLGANPVETFWKVTVPQTMPGIAAGSLLVFISSLGDFVDPELLGGASSMTSARLIYNQFLGATQNWGLGSAMSMVLIFAVSIAIALLLKYGDRKAI; the protein is encoded by the coding sequence ATGGCTGTATCGACTAAAAATTCTTCGCAACCTAATTCTGGATTTAAAACTATTGTTGGTCAAATTTGGTCAAAGTTAATCGGGCCTTTCACATTGCTGGGGCCTTCTGGCTTATGGTTAGCTCTATTGCTGGTACTACCAACTCTAGTTATTTTAGAATTAAGTTTAGTACCCAATATTAAACCAGGAGATTTGGTAAATCCTTCGGGAATTGAAAACTATTGCCGCGTTTTTGGCTTTGATAAATGCCAGTTGTCTAAATTCTCTTGGACTAACTTAAGAGTAATTGGTAGATCTTTGTCTTTCGCAAGTGGTACAACTTTCTTCTGTTTACTATTAGGATTTCCAGTTGCTTACTGGATTGCCCTTAATGTCTCAAAGCGGTGGCGAAATTTAATTTTGCTGGGCTTTGTACTGCCGCTGTGGACTTCTTCTCTGTTACGATCTTATGCTTGGATTACCATACTGCGACCTACGGGTGTACTCAATACGGTGCTGACGGGGTTAGGGCTCCCCCCTGTAGAGTTGCTCAATAGCAGTCCTGCTGTTTTAATTGGTATGACCTATAGCTATTTACCCTATATCGTTACAATTCTCTACGCTTCTCTGGAAAAGCTAGATCGGCGGTTGCTGGAAGCATCTGCGGATTTGGGTGCGAATCCTGTAGAAACTTTCTGGAAAGTGACTGTACCGCAAACTATGCCTGGAATTGCGGCTGGTTCTTTGCTAGTATTTATCAGCAGTTTGGGAGATTTTGTCGATCCAGAATTGTTGGGGGGCGCTTCCAGCATGACTTCGGCTAGATTGATTTACAATCAATTTTTGGGAGCAACTCAAAATTGGGGGCTGGGATCTGCTATGAGTATGGTGTTAATTTTTGCTGTGAGTATCGCGATCGCGCTTTTGCTGAAGTATGGCGATCGCAAAGCAATCTAA
- a CDS encoding MBOAT family O-acyltransferase encodes MTFISLKYAYFLLITLVIYWLIPNRRWRLFVMLAASIRFYAFLQIEYIPLLLIGILFNYRLAKAIGEPLDWRIANEAWNRRRFLLLWLGIIINISLLLGFKYVPFFLTSIGTFFNLPVALDSARWVNTNVISPLGLSFFCFECVAYLIDVYRGAPAANSLLQFASYKFFFPKLISGPITRYHNLLSQLKTLKFPTHDGIAEGLWLIASGAVKKGVFADNLGKLVTLSFDNLQRAGSGDLWLATIAYGLQLYLDFSGYVDMARGTALLMGLSLPQNFDFPYFSVSIADFWRRWHMSLGDWLRNYLYFPLGGSRVGLVRTCLNLLIVMLIAGIWHGAAWGFIIWGCLHGLALVVHRLTEVISKQLSLESFWQSLPGILVGWLLTQGMVFASWIFFRLPDLKISGLVFSHFWGHNADVQFAQKVYIESLGLERFQISWMVALVVVVMGISYTLHRGLKLQLNWPLKLILVPLCFLALALAPEGGLPYIYFDF; translated from the coding sequence ATGACTTTTATTTCTTTAAAATACGCTTATTTCCTACTGATTACTCTAGTAATTTACTGGCTAATTCCTAACCGAAGATGGCGGCTGTTTGTGATGCTGGCGGCCAGCATCAGATTCTATGCTTTCCTACAAATAGAGTACATCCCTCTACTATTAATCGGTATTTTATTTAATTACCGCTTGGCAAAAGCGATAGGAGAACCTCTTGACTGGCGGATTGCCAATGAAGCTTGGAACCGCCGCCGTTTCCTCCTTCTGTGGCTGGGAATTATCATTAATATTTCACTATTATTAGGCTTTAAATATGTGCCTTTTTTCTTGACTTCCATCGGTACATTTTTTAATTTGCCAGTTGCGTTAGATAGTGCTAGGTGGGTAAACACTAATGTAATTTCTCCTTTAGGACTGAGTTTCTTTTGTTTTGAGTGCGTTGCTTACTTGATTGATGTATATCGAGGTGCTCCTGCTGCTAATTCCCTGCTGCAATTTGCCTCTTACAAGTTCTTTTTCCCCAAACTAATTTCTGGCCCTATTACTCGCTATCACAATTTGCTCAGTCAGCTCAAAACGTTAAAATTTCCGACGCACGATGGAATTGCTGAAGGACTTTGGCTGATTGCTTCTGGTGCGGTAAAAAAAGGAGTTTTTGCTGATAACTTGGGTAAGTTAGTTACCCTCAGTTTTGATAATTTACAGAGGGCTGGTAGTGGGGATTTATGGTTAGCGACAATTGCTTATGGACTGCAATTATATCTAGATTTTAGCGGCTATGTTGATATGGCTCGCGGTACTGCTTTACTGATGGGTTTGAGTTTGCCCCAAAATTTTGATTTTCCTTATTTCAGTGTTAGTATTGCTGATTTCTGGCGGAGATGGCACATGAGTTTAGGCGATTGGCTGCGGAATTATCTATATTTTCCGTTGGGTGGTTCGCGGGTAGGCTTAGTTAGAACTTGTCTGAATTTATTGATTGTCATGCTGATTGCAGGAATTTGGCACGGGGCGGCTTGGGGGTTTATTATTTGGGGATGTTTGCATGGTTTGGCTTTAGTAGTTCATCGCCTGACGGAAGTTATTTCTAAGCAGTTATCGCTGGAAAGTTTTTGGCAAAGTTTGCCTGGGATTTTGGTGGGTTGGTTGTTGACTCAGGGCATGGTATTTGCATCTTGGATATTTTTTAGACTCCCGGATTTAAAAATTTCTGGGTTAGTATTTTCACATTTTTGGGGACATAATGCGGATGTTCAATTTGCTCAGAAAGTTTATATTGAGTCTCTAGGTTTAGAGCGATTTCAGATAAGTTGGATGGTGGCCTTGGTGGTGGTGGTTATGGGAATTAGTTACACTCTGCACCGAGGTTTGAAGTTGCAGTTAAATTGGCCTTTAAAGTTGATTTTAGTACCGTTGTGTTTCCTTGCTTTAGCTTTGGCACCGGAGGGTGGTTTACCTTATATTTATTTTGATTTTTAA
- a CDS encoding ABC transporter substrate-binding protein produces the protein MPPTNLPTYRLNSTRPTRRKFLQTSAAALSGLTLSSCGWRLADVQSAPISKGASDKLYIYTWEGYTDKALLDRFTEKTGIQVIADVFDSNEAMLARIQAGGGSAYSIIYPSDYMVLLMSELGLLIELDRSLLGGLDRLIKQFQSPVYDPGNRYSVPLAWGTTGLIYNTEKIKYPIEDWDDLWKNQKALSKRMTLLNDLREVMGAALRMLGYSLNTTNPNEIREAYERLSELKPDLASFTTDAWRPQMLVGDLMVAMCYSSDANEVIPENTNLQYIVPRSGSSLWTDTLVIPKFAPNPEAAYKWINFMLQGDVAASLVDRLSFSTPSEEAFNLLEPEVRENKILFPPEEILAKCQGIAPVGEVTAVYDRYWTKLTSE, from the coding sequence GTGCCTCCGACTAATTTACCGACTTATAGGCTCAACAGCACACGCCCAACTCGGCGCAAATTCCTACAAACATCGGCAGCAGCCTTGTCAGGATTGACCCTTTCTAGCTGCGGCTGGCGACTGGCAGACGTGCAATCTGCTCCCATTAGTAAAGGTGCTTCTGACAAACTCTATATCTATACTTGGGAAGGCTACACAGATAAGGCTCTACTAGATCGCTTTACAGAAAAAACAGGTATCCAAGTCATCGCAGATGTATTCGACTCCAACGAAGCAATGTTGGCTCGAATTCAGGCCGGTGGTGGTAGCGCATACAGTATTATTTACCCTTCTGACTACATGGTGCTCCTAATGAGCGAATTGGGTTTACTGATTGAACTCGATCGCTCACTTTTAGGAGGCTTGGATCGGCTCATAAAGCAATTCCAAAGTCCTGTTTACGATCCAGGAAATCGCTATAGCGTACCCTTAGCATGGGGTACTACTGGGTTGATTTACAACACCGAAAAAATTAAGTATCCTATCGAAGATTGGGACGATCTCTGGAAAAATCAGAAGGCATTATCTAAGCGAATGACGCTGTTAAACGATTTGCGAGAAGTGATGGGAGCGGCGCTGCGGATGCTAGGCTACTCTTTAAATACAACGAATCCTAATGAAATTAGAGAAGCCTATGAAAGATTATCGGAACTAAAACCAGACCTAGCTTCTTTTACTACAGATGCTTGGCGACCTCAAATGCTAGTTGGAGATCTAATGGTAGCAATGTGTTACTCATCAGATGCTAATGAGGTAATTCCAGAAAATACTAATTTGCAGTATATCGTACCTAGAAGTGGTTCTTCCCTGTGGACTGACACCCTAGTAATTCCCAAATTTGCTCCCAATCCTGAAGCAGCTTATAAATGGATAAACTTTATGCTGCAAGGAGATGTAGCCGCATCTTTAGTAGATCGACTGAGTTTTTCTACTCCTTCGGAGGAGGCTTTTAATTTGTTAGAGCCTGAAGTCCGCGAAAACAAAATTTTGTTTCCCCCAGAGGAGATTTTAGCAAAGTGTCAAGGTATCGCTCCTGTGGGTGAAGTTACTGCGGTTTATGACCGATATTGGACTAAACTTACAAGTGAATAG
- the xseB gene encoding exodeoxyribonuclease VII small subunit produces MIDFSQRQSDWKYETTVAQLEEIINRVESGELLLEEVFEQFAMAVEYLQQCETFLVEGKEQMNLLIETLNDEPGF; encoded by the coding sequence ATGATTGATTTTTCACAACGCCAGTCTGACTGGAAATATGAAACGACAGTGGCTCAGCTTGAAGAAATTATTAATCGAGTTGAATCAGGAGAACTCCTTTTAGAGGAAGTTTTTGAGCAATTCGCAATGGCTGTAGAATATTTGCAGCAGTGCGAAACTTTTTTGGTTGAGGGTAAAGAGCAAATGAATTTATTAATTGAAACTTTAAACGATGAACCTGGATTTTAA
- a CDS encoding zinc-dependent metalloprotease, with translation MKQVKSSEESTNQKGKTKRKNIPFLFFLFALSFFLFSLYRGVILPDSLSAQTPEFSPNGNTAEQQALQPFEQVIKDTEKLSGLFTLYTEKEEKKVYLEITPEQLNKKFLCFITLESGLGESGIYSGMPIGDFLFQLRRQQNKVEFALPNINFRTHDGDPQAGSVERSFSDSILYSLPIKSIHPERKSLLIDLSDLLMSERRDLPGITAMLPYFLGGSYSIEPDKSYFKEVKAFPLNVEISSVYGFSSSNDSDMAYLPSLPDSRAFNLRIHYSFSEVPVNNGYRPRTADERVGYFLTAYKDFSDENRSEPFVRYVNRWHLQKQNPGAPMSPPVQPIVFWIENNVPLEYREAISEGVLAWNKAFEKAGFIDAIQVKQMPDNASWDPADVRYNTIRWSSSFYPAFAGIGPSRINPLTGQILDADILLDANIVRDIKHGYRSLVQQNQSMAKAFQGRNGTNGNPCQFGIYSRYIKGLESGDGGLRRGDGLELDDLPTLREQYSQQGRSALSKLMSSSDLCFGLESSKQFAIGAMALSLFHNAPPDGSDMSEFVHQYLRYLAAHEVGHTLGLRHNFHGSTMLEPEDLNNTAITQTKGLVGSVMDYVPINIAPQGTEQGDYFPVVVGPYDRWAIEYGYKPIGGVNPAAEVDRLAEIAQRAPEPALSYAADEDSFDILNPAANTFDLSSNMLRYSQWQLDNSRVMWKKLEDRTPASGEGYSELRTMFDTVFGYYFQNVMNTTLYVGGQSFNRDRPGDPNGRLPFEAIAIEKQREALANLQKYVFAADAFSFSPELLNKLAPSRWDHWGNPALMFPLDYPIGDRITFLQRFALRVLLSPVRLTRLRDGELKTAPENALKMPELFDTLHKGIWTEVLQLNDKSMPISNFRRSLQREHLAILMGMVLRKTGAPEDARALAWSELRELREALSKAIRKDDKKADAYTRAHLEETRDRITKTLNAQIESN, from the coding sequence TAAAATCTTCCGAAGAAAGTACAAATCAAAAGGGGAAAACCAAAAGAAAAAATATACCCTTTCTATTTTTTCTATTTGCGCTTTCCTTTTTTCTGTTTTCTTTATATAGAGGTGTGATTTTACCTGATTCTTTATCGGCTCAAACCCCAGAGTTTAGTCCTAATGGGAATACTGCCGAACAGCAAGCACTACAACCCTTTGAACAAGTCATTAAAGATACGGAAAAATTGTCTGGACTTTTTACTCTCTACACTGAGAAAGAAGAGAAAAAAGTTTATCTAGAAATTACCCCAGAACAACTCAATAAAAAATTCCTCTGCTTTATCACTCTAGAATCGGGACTAGGAGAATCGGGAATTTATAGCGGAATGCCAATTGGAGATTTTTTGTTTCAGTTGCGCCGCCAACAAAACAAGGTAGAATTTGCCCTTCCTAATATCAATTTTCGCACCCATGATGGCGATCCTCAAGCTGGTTCTGTAGAACGTTCTTTTAGCGATTCAATTCTCTATTCTTTACCGATTAAAAGCATTCATCCTGAACGAAAAAGTTTGCTAATCGATCTTAGCGATTTACTGATGAGCGAACGCCGCGACCTTCCGGGGATAACTGCAATGTTGCCTTACTTCTTGGGGGGTTCCTATTCTATAGAACCTGATAAGTCTTATTTTAAGGAAGTGAAAGCCTTCCCTTTAAATGTAGAAATTTCCTCTGTTTATGGTTTCTCTAGCTCGAATGATAGCGATATGGCTTATCTTCCATCTTTGCCGGATAGCCGAGCTTTTAATCTTCGCATTCATTACAGTTTCTCTGAAGTTCCTGTTAATAATGGCTATCGACCTCGCACCGCCGATGAGCGTGTGGGCTATTTCCTAACTGCTTACAAGGATTTTTCGGATGAAAATCGTTCTGAGCCTTTTGTACGCTATGTGAATCGGTGGCATTTGCAAAAGCAAAATCCTGGGGCTCCGATGTCGCCGCCAGTGCAGCCGATTGTATTCTGGATTGAAAATAATGTGCCTTTGGAGTATCGGGAAGCTATCAGCGAGGGTGTTTTAGCTTGGAATAAAGCTTTTGAGAAGGCGGGATTTATTGATGCAATTCAAGTTAAGCAAATGCCGGATAATGCGTCTTGGGACCCGGCTGATGTGCGCTATAACACGATTCGCTGGTCTAGTTCTTTTTATCCTGCATTTGCGGGTATTGGGCCGTCTCGGATCAATCCGCTGACGGGACAAATTTTAGATGCGGATATTCTTTTGGATGCAAATATTGTCCGAGATATTAAGCATGGCTATCGCAGTTTGGTGCAACAAAATCAATCGATGGCAAAGGCTTTTCAGGGGCGAAATGGTACTAATGGTAATCCTTGCCAATTCGGTATTTACTCTCGCTATATTAAGGGTTTGGAAAGTGGGGATGGAGGACTGAGGAGGGGGGATGGTTTGGAATTAGATGATTTGCCAACTTTGAGGGAACAATACAGTCAGCAGGGCCGTTCTGCGCTGTCGAAGTTGATGTCTAGTTCTGATTTGTGTTTTGGGTTGGAGTCGTCGAAGCAGTTTGCGATCGGGGCGATGGCGCTCTCTCTGTTCCACAATGCGCCGCCTGATGGTAGCGATATGTCGGAGTTCGTACACCAGTATTTGCGTTACTTGGCGGCGCATGAGGTGGGTCATACGTTAGGACTGAGGCACAATTTTCATGGGAGTACGATGCTGGAACCGGAGGATTTGAATAATACGGCTATTACTCAAACTAAGGGTTTGGTGGGGTCGGTGATGGATTATGTGCCGATTAATATTGCGCCGCAGGGAACTGAACAGGGGGATTATTTTCCGGTGGTGGTGGGGCCTTACGATCGATGGGCGATCGAGTATGGTTATAAGCCGATTGGAGGGGTGAATCCGGCGGCTGAGGTGGATAGGTTGGCGGAAATCGCGCAGCGGGCTCCTGAACCTGCGCTTTCTTATGCGGCGGATGAGGATTCTTTTGATATTTTGAATCCGGCTGCGAATACGTTCGATCTTAGTAGTAATATGTTGCGCTATTCTCAGTGGCAGTTGGATAATTCGCGGGTGATGTGGAAGAAGTTGGAGGATCGGACTCCTGCTAGCGGTGAGGGTTACAGTGAGTTGCGGACGATGTTTGATACGGTGTTTGGGTATTATTTCCAGAATGTGATGAATACAACTCTATATGTTGGGGGTCAGTCGTTTAACCGCGATCGCCCGGGCGATCCAAATGGACGTTTGCCTTTTGAAGCGATCGCGATCGAGAAACAGCGGGAAGCTTTGGCGAATCTTCAAAAGTATGTGTTTGCGGCGGATGCGTTTAGTTTCTCGCCGGAGTTGTTGAATAAGTTAGCGCCGTCGCGTTGGGATCATTGGGGAAATCCGGCGTTGATGTTTCCTTTGGATTATCCGATTGGCGATCGCATTACTTTTCTTCAGCGTTTTGCGTTGCGGGTGTTGCTTTCTCCTGTCCGTCTGACGCGCCTACGGGATGGGGAATTGAAGACTGCGCCGGAGAATGCTTTGAAGATGCCGGAGTTATTTGATACTTTGCATAAGGGTATTTGGACGGAGGTTTTGCAGTTAAACGATAAGTCGATGCCGATTTCTAATTTCAGGCGATCGTTACAGCGCGAACACTTAGCTATTTTAATGGGGATGGTGTTGCGAAAGACGGGTGCTCCTGAAGATGCACGGGCTTTGGCTTGGTCTGAATTACGGGAACTACGGGAAGCTTTGAGTAAAGCGATTCGGAAGGATGATAAGAAGGCGGATGCTTACACGCGAGCTCATTTGGAGGAAACGCGCGATCGGATTACTAAGACTTTGAATGCACAAATTGAATCTAATTAG
- a CDS encoding ABC transporter permease, with translation MLHPKPKFRVSWQVVFAALMFFYMYLPIFVLSFYSFNKSPFSAGWKGFTLNWYVKLFNDARILGALQNSLIVAFCAVGISAVFGTLMAVGLARYKFPGKSLYQGVSYLPLIIPDIAIAVATLVFLAAVAIPLSLWTIVAAHIVFCLAYVGLVVSTRLADLNPYLEEAALDLGATPVEAFIKVLLPQLMPGIVSGCLLSFVLSMDDFLIASFTAGSGSTTLPLEIFSRIRTGVKPDINALSVILMLVSGGIAVFAEFLRMRSEQKRAK, from the coding sequence ATGTTGCACCCCAAACCTAAATTTCGGGTTTCTTGGCAGGTTGTATTTGCAGCTTTGATGTTTTTCTATATGTACCTGCCCATCTTCGTACTGAGTTTTTATAGTTTTAATAAGTCTCCATTTAGTGCTGGTTGGAAAGGATTTACTTTAAATTGGTACGTCAAGTTATTTAACGATGCGAGGATTTTAGGGGCACTACAAAATAGCTTAATTGTGGCTTTTTGTGCTGTCGGAATTTCCGCAGTTTTCGGTACTTTAATGGCCGTAGGTTTGGCTCGTTACAAGTTTCCTGGTAAGAGTTTGTATCAAGGCGTTTCCTATTTGCCGCTAATTATTCCCGATATCGCGATCGCAGTTGCTACTCTAGTATTTTTAGCAGCAGTAGCTATTCCTCTGAGTTTATGGACAATTGTAGCGGCTCATATAGTGTTTTGTCTAGCTTATGTTGGTCTGGTTGTCTCTACGAGGTTAGCCGATCTTAATCCCTATTTAGAAGAAGCTGCTCTCGATTTAGGGGCAACTCCGGTGGAAGCTTTTATAAAGGTTTTGTTGCCGCAATTAATGCCGGGGATTGTATCTGGATGCTTGCTCTCTTTTGTGCTCAGTATGGATGACTTTTTAATTGCCAGTTTCACAGCAGGAAGCGGTTCAACAACTCTACCCCTAGAAATTTTTAGCCGGATTCGGACTGGGGTTAAGCCTGATATTAATGCTCTGAGTGTAATCTTAATGCTAGTCTCAGGAGGGATAGCTGTGTTCGCGGAATTTCTGCGGATGCGAAGCGAACAGAAACGAGCCAAGTAA
- a CDS encoding ISAs1 family transposase produces the protein MLAIANISKTPKEEFAGREHSYYQQIEGGHHRVEKRQIWTVAVSELPPLYNQSLWTGLKTIVMVVSERRLWNKTTTEVRFYLSSLASNAEKISQAIRSHWGIENSLHWTLDVTFSEDKSRIRKDHSPENFALLRRLAVNLLKQEKGFKGSLKMKRYLAGMDNNYLVQILDSAS, from the coding sequence TTGCTTGCGATCGCTAATATCTCGAAAACACCGAAAGAAGAGTTTGCTGGTAGAGAGCATAGCTATTATCAACAAATAGAAGGAGGGCATCATCGAGTTGAAAAAAGACAAATTTGGACAGTGGCAGTCTCGGAGTTACCACCTCTTTATAATCAATCATTATGGACTGGATTAAAAACGATTGTGATGGTCGTAAGTGAAAGACGTTTGTGGAATAAAACTACCACAGAAGTTCGGTTTTATTTAAGTAGTTTAGCCAGTAATGCTGAGAAGATTTCTCAAGCAATTCGCAGTCATTGGGGTATTGAAAATAGCTTACATTGGACATTGGATGTTACTTTTTCTGAAGACAAGAGCCGCATTCGTAAAGATCATTCTCCTGAAAATTTTGCTCTTCTACGTCGTTTAGCTGTCAATTTACTGAAACAGGAAAAAGGATTTAAAGGAAGTTTAAAAATGAAGCGGTATCTGGCGGGAATGGATAATAATTATTTAGTTCAAATTTTAGACTCTGCCAGCTAA